Below is a window of Deltaproteobacteria bacterium HGW-Deltaproteobacteria-6 DNA.
GGCGCTTTTGCCGCCGTGGAAAAAGATCCGCTCACGGCAGCGGCTAAAGCCATGGCGGTTATGGGCATTGCCGGAGAAATGGCCGCAGCAAAATCAGCTGGTCCCGGATCGCTGCAAATGCATTTTCTGGATATTCTATATGCCCTGTCGGAAAACGACATCAGCCGGCATTTAAAAATGGAGGAATAGTCGTGCGAGGTGTTTATCTGGTGACCGACCGCGGCCTGTGCCGCAACAGACCCCTGCAGGATATTGTCTTGCAGGCCATACAGGGCGGCGCAGCTTATGTTCAGCTGCGCGAAAAGGAAATGTCAACCCGCGATTTTGTCGAAGAAGCCCTCGCCGTAAAAAAATTGCTTGCCCCCCGTCAGGTGCCGCTGATCATCAACGACCGTATTGACGTGGCGCTGGCGGTAGGTGCGGAAGGCATTCATATCGGTCAGGAAGACATGCCCTATGCCATGGCGCGCCGGTTGCTGGGGGAAAAGGCGATCATCGGCTTGTCGGTGGAAACGTGGGCGGATGTTGAAGCCGCGGAATCGCTGGCCGTCGCTTATATCGGTGTAAGCCCCGTGTTTGACACGCCGACCAAAACGGATACGAAAGAGCCCTGGGGCCTGGAGGGGTTGAAGAAAATCAAGTCCTTCAGCCGTCATCCTCTGGTGGCTATCGGCGGCATTAATGAAACCAATGCCCGGGATGTTGTCGCGGCAGGCGCCGATTGCCTGGCTGTCGTGTCGGCCATCTGTTCGGCTTCTGATCCGGTTGCGGCAACGATCAATCTCAAAAACAGAATTGATTCTGCTTTAAAAGAGAGAAAATAGCCGAATCCGGCAATGGCGATTCAGGCGGGGAACCTATTAAAACCGTTTCCCGCGGATGCTGCCACCCGTCCCGCGTAGTCATCCCGTGCACAAAAATGATTGTTGCAAATTATGGAGACTTGACGGTGGGGGGTGATAGTGATAGAAAAAACCATGTGTTTCAGATCACTCAAAAATTACCTGACCTATGCCATTCTTCTCTTTTACCTTTGCACACCTATGCTCGACAGTATGGTATACACCGATTGTGCAGGTAATGCCCCTTTTCGCGGTGAAACAACTATCTCTCACATGAAAGCCTCTCACACGGATGTTCGCTATTCCGGAAAAGGCGAGACGCAATCCAATACTGCCGGTGAGCAGGGTCATCAATCCATCTGTTCGATCTGTGCCAATGTGCTCATGGGCACAGAAGTTTCTTCCGTCAATCCACCTGTCATCACAGCGCAATATTATAACCCCTGCATAACGCCGGTGATATCCGAACTCCATTATTCCATCGATAAACCGCCTCAGAACCTCTTCGTATAAACCATTTCTCTGTAGAGCCGTTTCAGCCGGAATACTGCCGTAATCCCGCTGAAATACCTGCATCTGATACCAGATTTCTTAATATGAGGTGAATCAATGCGACGTTTTATGATGACGATGTCTTTCATAATTATTTTTGCCGCCCCGGCTTATTCGATGACGGTCGAAGAGGCGGTCCGGCATGCCCTTGCTCATCATCCCGATCTCCAGGCCCTGAGGCTCGAAGAAGGTTCCGCCAATGGCCGGCTGGCAAAAGCGCGGCTGCTTTTAAACAATAACCCGACCCTCGGGGGCAGTATCTCGAAAAAAGACAGACCGGAGGGGGAAAACGGCAGTGCCTACACCAATTATGGCTTCAAACTCTCTCAGGAATTTGAAATCGCGGGGCAAAGGGGCACACGGATTCATATGACGGAAACGGAGCTGGCCCGCGTCAAAGCCGGAATCAAAGATAAAGAGCGGGTTTTGATTTCGGAAGTAAAGGATTCCTTTGCCAGAGTGCTGGCGTTAAAAAAGAAAAACGGGCTGGCCCGGGAGATTGTTCAACTGAAAGAAGAATTGCTGGGGTACACCAGGATCAAGTTTCAGGCGGGCGATGTCTCCGGCCTTGATGTGAATCTGGCGGAGGTTGAATTGAGCAGGGCCAGGAGAGAACTTCTTTTAAACGGGAGAGAATACCGGGAAGCACTTTTGGCCTTACAGGGATTGCTCGGCATATCGCCGGACGGGTCATTTTCCATCCAGGGCGATTTGCCTTCGGATGTGCCGGCGTTGCCTGATCGGGCAGTCCTGAAAGAGAGAGCCCGTGCCTTGCGGCCCGACGCCAGGGCAGGCATCTTTGAAGTGGAGAAAGCCAGGGCAGCGCTTAAACTGGCGGAAAAGGACGTTATCCCGAATGTAACGCTCTCCGGATTTTACGACCGCGACGAGCTGAGAAATGCCGTCGGGCTGGAGATATCCATTCCGTTTCCCCTCTTCGACAGGAAGCAGGCGGAGAAAAAAGAGGCCTATGCCAAAGCGGAAGGAGCGAAGATAAAGGTCGATGGACAAAAAAGAACAATAGAACGCGAAGTCGAGCAGGCATACAGCGATCTTGCCGCGGCTGTTGAGGAGCTGACGCTTTTCAAAAAGGAGATTATTGTGAAAGCGGCCGAGAACCTGAACCTCCTGAATCTGGCGTTTAAGGAAGGGAAGGTTGGCTTCTTTGAAGTGCGGCTGGCGCAAAAGGATACCATTGAGGCGCAGTTCGCCTATATTGAAGCGCAGACCCGGACACAGCTGGCGGTGAACGCAATTGAAAAGACCACAGGAGGAGCGCTGAAATGATAAAACCATTTGGAGATATAGTGAAGCAGGGTTTGCTGATTGCCGCCTTCCTTCTTCCGGGAATGGCCATGATGACCGCGGGATGCGGAAAAAATGACGCGCAGGAAAAAGCAAAAACGGCAGTGGTCAGGGAAGCGAAGGAATCCGGCCATAATGAAAGCGCTGAAAAAGAAGCGCACGGCATGGTTACGCTGTCTCAGGAAATGCAGATGTCTTCAGGAATAGAAGTCATGCAGGTATCCCTGGAAGAAGCGGCAGTTCCTCTCTCGGCGACGGCTGTGATCGAAATGAACATGGACAGAGCCGCCAGAATCAGTCCGCGGGTAACGGGAAAGGCTGTTAAAATAATTGTCTCACAAGGTGACAGGGTGAAAGCCGGACAGGCGCTTGCTTATCTCGACAGCGTGGAACTCGATCAGATTTGGGCCGACTATCGGAAAGCGCAGGGCAAAGTGGAGCTGGCGCGGAGGAACCTCCAGAGGGAGGAAACTCTGTTTCAAAAAAAGATATCCCCGGAGAAAGACGTATTGAAGGCAAGACAGGAACTCAATGAGACGGAGGCGGATGTCAATTATGCCAAGGAGCGTTTCCGTCTGGTTGGCGTTGATGTGACTCAGTTTGCCTCAAGTAAAGCTAACAGCAGCCATCCCCTTGTGCCGGTTGCATCACCGGTCGGCGGGATCGTGATAGAAAAAGCAGTAACTCAGGGCGAGGTGGTTAATCCCGACAAGACGCTCTTTCTGGTGGCGGATCTCACGACGCTCTGGGTGGTGATCGATGTCTATGAAAAGGATGCATCCAGGCTCAGGGTCGGCACAGGCGTGAAGGTATCGGTCACAGCATTTCCGGATAAGGTATTCAAAGGAAAAATATCCTACGTTGCCGACGTTGTGGATGAAAAGACCAGAACCGAAAAGGCGAGGGTCACGATCGACAATGCAAGCGGGCTGCTTAAGCCCGGCATGTTTGCGTCCGTCCTGATTGAAACAAAAAACGTCAAGGGTGAGCGGTTAATCGCCGTCCCGGAAGAGGCCGTGC
It encodes the following:
- the thiE gene encoding thiamine phosphate synthase yields the protein MRGVYLVTDRGLCRNRPLQDIVLQAIQGGAAYVQLREKEMSTRDFVEEALAVKKLLAPRQVPLIINDRIDVALAVGAEGIHIGQEDMPYAMARRLLGEKAIIGLSVETWADVEAAESLAVAYIGVSPVFDTPTKTDTKEPWGLEGLKKIKSFSRHPLVAIGGINETNARDVVAAGADCLAVVSAICSASDPVAATINLKNRIDSALKERK
- a CDS encoding efflux RND transporter periplasmic adaptor subunit translates to MIKPFGDIVKQGLLIAAFLLPGMAMMTAGCGKNDAQEKAKTAVVREAKESGHNESAEKEAHGMVTLSQEMQMSSGIEVMQVSLEEAAVPLSATAVIEMNMDRAARISPRVTGKAVKIIVSQGDRVKAGQALAYLDSVELDQIWADYRKAQGKVELARRNLQREETLFQKKISPEKDVLKARQELNETEADVNYAKERFRLVGVDVTQFASSKANSSHPLVPVASPVGGIVIEKAVTQGEVVNPDKTLFLVADLTTLWVVIDVYEKDASRLRVGTGVKVSVTAFPDKVFKGKISYVADVVDEKTRTEKARVTIDNASGLLKPGMFASVLIETKNVKGERLIAVPEEAVQIEGAARYVFVRVAPDKFARRDIEVGRTLGKNLEVTAGLKEGEFFAVRGAFILKSELKKGELEGDAH